The Labrus mixtus chromosome 21, fLabMix1.1, whole genome shotgun sequence nucleotide sequence CCAAAAGTAAGTGAGCAGATAATCCAACCTTAAGttcaaataaagaaattctATTAGGCATGAGTTTTAAAATGCTCCTCCACATGTCTATAAACTGTGTAATAATTTCACCAGTGGATCAACCCAGACATGACCTCTAAAGCCAACAGTACCAAAATATACCAACATTAGCTTTCACAAcagacacaggagagagagcgagagagagagagagagagagagagagaaagagagagagtgtgtgatcCCTCTTTCACATCAGTCAGTGTCCAAACAAGTTTTGCCTCTTCCTTGAACCATCttattatttaaaagaaacattaagtGGGTCCACTATAAATTAGATAACATGTGGTTGGCTCCCAAAAAACTGAGGTATGGAAATTTTTGCCTAAATATTACAAGTTTATGTAAAACGAGGTATGTAAATTATACCCCTTAGAATAAGACAAAAGAACTGCATAAGTATAAAACAATGAGAACCTAAACAGAAGTGATGTATATGTGAGAAAAAAGCAAGTGACTGCGTAGGCTCTTGTTGAACATTTGTTATTGTCTGTTATTGTCTGCACGTTGAAGCATAGCAGATAATACGATTAAAGGTTTATTTGGGACAAAAGCCTCTTAGTTTGATTTTACCAAAAAAACTGACAATGACATCGTTCCCTCCCACAATAAAACAGAACCTCTCGACAGAGATAAATGGACTAACACAGCTCAGTGAGAAAGAAGACAGAGTATTTCTCTTTCCAGGGTTAATGATTTTAGACATTGAAAATGACACAGTACGCACCTCCCCTGCTATTGATGCTCCTTCTATGGCCTGTGAGCTCAACTTTCCAGCCTGCCCTGGTGTTAGAATTGGCAAAGATTCTACTGGATAACTATTGCTTTCCTGAGAACCTGGTTGGGATGCACGAGGCCATTCAACAAGCCATAAACAGCGGAGAAATCCTGAGGatttcagacaggaagactctAGCCGCTGTGCTTACAGTTGGAGTACAAGGGGCACTGAACGATCAAAGGTTGGTTGTCTCATACGAGCCAAATTTCATGCCACCAATGCTACCATCTCTACCAAAAGAACAGCTGTCCCGGCTGATGAGAAACTCTGTCAAGCTGGACACTCTTGACAACAATGTTGGATATTTGCGGATGGATTGGATCATTGGAAAAGAGACAATAGCAAAGCTTGGCTCTCGGCTGAGGGACAACATCTGGGACAGAGTTGCTGAAACATCCTCATTGATCTTCGACCTCAGGTATTGCACAGCTGGAGAATCGTCTGGGGTTCCCATTATAATCTCCTATTTCTCAGACCCTGACATCCTCATTCATATTGACACTGTGTATGACAGGCCCTCAAATACCACCAGGGAACTATGGACAATGCCATCAGTAATGGGTAAAAGGTATGACAGGAAGAAAGATGTAATCCTTTTGACCAGTAAACGCACAATCGGTGCTGCTGAGGCAGTGGCATATGCGTTAAAAAATCTCAAGAGGGCCATTGTTGTCGGGGAGAGGACTGCTGGGGGGTCAGTAAGTGTCCAAAAGATAAGAATCGCTCAGACAGAGTTCTACATAACAGTTCCTGTGGCCAGATCAATAAGTCCAATCACAGGCCAGAGCTGGGAAGTTCATGGAGTTTCCCCAACTGTCAAAGTCAACGCCAAGGAAGCTGTGGTAAAAGCAAAGTCCCTTCTAGCTATAAGGAAAGCCATTCCAAAAGTTGTGCAGAATATCTCAGATGTAATCGGGAGGTTCTACGCTTTCACTGATAGGGTTCCGAGTCTTCAGCAACGTCTTCAATTAACAGACTTATTTTCTGTGGTATCCAAAGAGGACCTAGCTGCCCGACTCAACGAGGAGCTCCAGACGGTGTGTGAAGATCCAAGACTCAACATCAAATACAACCAAGACGATGCTCCTACAGAAGAGGAGGACCCTGAACTCTACAATGGACTCAGTCATGTGGCGTTATTGACAGAGCTGGTAGACACAACTTTCAAAGTGGAAATTCTCTCACATAACACTGGCTATCTTTGCTTTGACAAGTTTGTCAAGTCGTCTTCTTCGGGTGAACTAGAAGAGCTCATGGCTAAAAAGGTATGGGAACCCCTCAAGGACACTAACAATCTGATTATTGACCTTCGCTTTAACACAGGTGGGTCCTCAACCTCTTTGTCCCTAATACTGTCCTACTTGCAAGACAGATCTAAGAAACATCACTTTTTCACGATATATGACAGAATTCAGAACATATCCACAGAATATGACTCTTTGCCTCTAATAACAGGCCCAACCTATGGCTCCACACGTGGGGTTTATGTTTTGACCAGCTACCACACAGCAGGTGTTGGCGAAGAGTTTGCCTACCTGATACAGTCCCTACATCGTGGCACAGTTGTTGGGGAAATTACATCTGGTAACCTGATGCACTCAAAGACATTCCCAATAGATGGCACAGATATAGCCATCACTATCCCTTTCATTAACTTTTTAGACAACAATGGTGAATGTTGGCTTGGAGGTGGTGTTGTCCCAGATGCCATTGTGCTAGCTGAGGAAGCTGTGGCCAATGTTTATGAGATTGCTGATTTTCACCAAGGACTCAGGTTCCTCCTAGAGAGAACTggagaaatgtttgaaaaatattaTGCAATCCATGAGGTTGCACTTACTGTCGGCAAGGAACTGTTGAGCAAATGGGATGAGGGATTATACTGGTCTGTGGTCGACTTTGAATCTTTGGCCTCTCAGTTGTCGGTCGACATCCAAGAGACTTCAGGTGATCACCgcattcatgtttttcactGCAATGTCGAGCCCGAGGCGCCTCATAATGTCCCAAAGATCCCTACTGCTGAAGAAGTGGGTTACATGATTGATGCTTTGTTAAAACTTGATCTCCTACCAGGTAATGTTGGCTTTCTAAGGTTTGACATGATGGCAGATGTAGAGGTGGTGAAAGCCATCGGGCCTCAGCTGATAAAACTAGTTTGGAGCAAGATAGTAAACACAGACGCCCTCATTATTGACATGAGGTACAACACTGGTGGATATTCAACAGCAATTCCTCTCTTGTGCACCTATTTCTTTGATGTTGAACCTTTGCAGCATATTTACACAGTCTTCGACCGCACCACAAACACCATGACAGAGGTAATGACATTGCCACAAGTGATGGGCCAAAGGTATCCACCGTCCAAGGATGTCTACATTCTCACCAGTCATATGACAGGGTCAGCAGCAGAAGTGTTCATGCAAGCAATGAAGGATCTTAATAGGGCCACAGTCGTTGGGGAGCCAACGATTGGAGGGTCTTTATCAAGTGGAACCTATCAGATCGGAGACAGCGTCCTATACGCTTCCATCCCTAATCAGGTTGTGCTAAGTGCGATTACTGGTAAAATGTGGAGTACTTCAGGGGTTGAGCCTCATGTCATTGTCCAAGCCAAAGACGCCCTTCCTGCAGCTCAAAGAATGATAGCAGCAAGActgcagagcagagagcagagaaagtAGTTCCTTATTTTGTGTTATGATTTTATGTAGAACGATTATTTAGCCGATGTACAGTAATGTCGGATCATTGTTTCATGTGTGGCAGTATTTGCGTCCTCGTAGTTAATGAACTGGTCAAGCTGTTCTCTTCAAACGGCTAATGTTCATAAAGCTGTCTTGCCCTGTCATCTAGTTATCTAGTAATGCTATTTAAGGCATTGTTGTTTGCTCATATTTTCCTACAGTTTTCcaactttcaactttattgtcccagaggggaaatgttGGTATGCAGCCAGgtgaaaacaatataaaaaaacatttagaaacccAGGCAcatgacaacagaaacaacatacACCGTGAACAACATtgaatacataaatacaagAGTTCCTTAACAATGCCGATTGTATGATGTTTTCATCCACACAGAATTGTACTGAATATTTAATAATGACACATGTCATTACAGTGGGGAATTTATAAGCTGTGGATCAAATCTCAAATCCACCAATATCCACTCTGCAAACTGTTAAAAGAGATTTCAATGTTAAACAACACATCGACATTAAAACATTATAGACATagttgtatatatgtattgTAAACTAATTATTATGCTCTGTTAAGTAAGCTATAATACACTCTTTGTATTTATCAATTACCTTATATATCCCAacctgtatgttttatttttccatcatttaaaacagatttttcctcctctgtttaataatttcagttgattcaatttaaagtatttcttAAGTAAATATAATACTGAACtaaatgaatgcatgaataaaaaatgtatacatatgaatgttaatgtttttatttctgaagaacattttgtattttctttcctcatttttagattttcttgtttAATAAACTTTGTTTCTGTAAGTATTCTGACTGTGGGTTTTCTTCAACTCTCCTTTTCTAGAAACCTTACAGCAGAGGGAGCAAGTACATTGTAATCCTTAActaaagagggggggggggggacatccACCAACAACTGAGCAACTGCTTTTTAATGTGTACCATTTGTGAATCAATAACAtgtcatgttttatattatcTCTGATTTATCCTTCAGATATTAACCAAAATGTTTCTCCTTCACCATCAAGAATaatgagtaaataaaacatcaatttAAGTTTTGTGTCTGACCATTGGACAAGTATTTGTAAGAAACCACATGCTATACTTAAACTGTTCTTGTATTTTCtaccttaaaaaaatacacagtcAAATTACTTGCAATTTAAATACCAACACCAAAGagcaaaataattaaatagttATTTGTAAGTGAGAAAACATTCATGACAAGGGTCGATCTAAATAGgtgtttaaaacactttgtgttAATTTAAGGAAAGTATCTTTGGCAAGAACGTCTTGTTGTTACACCCACTTGGCTAGGTTATTATTGCCATACAGAGGCACTCAGGATAATACGATTAGAGGTTTATTGTGGGTTAAATCCTCTTAACTGTGTGTTAACAGAATCCTTCCAGACAAAACAGAGCCACTTGACAAAGAACCTCCTCGGAGCAGGAGGCTTGGCTCAACATCCTCCACTTTCCATCAACTCACTTTTTTCTGACTGAAGTGACAAACATGGCAAAGGCTGTCTTTTTGGTAGCATCTTTGTTATTGTTGGGAAATGCCATCTTTATCCATGCTGCGTTTCCTCCCAACGTCATCGTCGATATGGCTAAGATTGTCATGGACAATTACTGCTCACCAGAGAAGCTGGCGGGCATGAAGGAGGCAATTGCAGCAGCTGGCAGCAACACAGAGGTTCTCAACATCCCAGATGGTGAATCCTTGGCTAATGTCCTCAGTGCTGGATTTCAGCTAACAATCAGTGACCCACGCTTGATGGTCTCCTATGAG carries:
- the LOC132955656 gene encoding retinol-binding protein 3-like → MTQYAPPLLLMLLLWPVSSTFQPALVLELAKILLDNYCFPENLVGMHEAIQQAINSGEILRISDRKTLAAVLTVGVQGALNDQRLVVSYEPNFMPPMLPSLPKEQLSRLMRNSVKLDTLDNNVGYLRMDWIIGKETIAKLGSRLRDNIWDRVAETSSLIFDLRYCTAGESSGVPIIISYFSDPDILIHIDTVYDRPSNTTRELWTMPSVMGKRYDRKKDVILLTSKRTIGAAEAVAYALKNLKRAIVVGERTAGGSVSVQKIRIAQTEFYITVPVARSISPITGQSWEVHGVSPTVKVNAKEAVVKAKSLLAIRKAIPKVVQNISDVIGRFYAFTDRVPSLQQRLQLTDLFSVVSKEDLAARLNEELQTVCEDPRLNIKYNQDDAPTEEEDPELYNGLSHVALLTELVDTTFKVEILSHNTGYLCFDKFVKSSSSGELEELMAKKVWEPLKDTNNLIIDLRFNTGGSSTSLSLILSYLQDRSKKHHFFTIYDRIQNISTEYDSLPLITGPTYGSTRGVYVLTSYHTAGVGEEFAYLIQSLHRGTVVGEITSGNLMHSKTFPIDGTDIAITIPFINFLDNNGECWLGGGVVPDAIVLAEEAVANVYEIADFHQGLRFLLERTGEMFEKYYAIHEVALTVGKELLSKWDEGLYWSVVDFESLASQLSVDIQETSGDHRIHVFHCNVEPEAPHNVPKIPTAEEVGYMIDALLKLDLLPGNVGFLRFDMMADVEVVKAIGPQLIKLVWSKIVNTDALIIDMRYNTGGYSTAIPLLCTYFFDVEPLQHIYTVFDRTTNTMTEVMTLPQVMGQRYPPSKDVYILTSHMTGSAAEVFMQAMKDLNRATVVGEPTIGGSLSSGTYQIGDSVLYASIPNQVVLSAITGKMWSTSGVEPHVIVQAKDALPAAQRMIAARLQSREQRK